GTGGAGGATGTCGTGAAAGTTCTGTGCCTGCTCCGGCCCCATGGATACCAGCCGGTCTTTCAGGAAGTCCATCATAGCGTCCATATCCTGTCCGCAGGTCTCCTTTGCACTCTGGATCAGCTTCCAGAAGGTATCTTTGTTGATCTCGGTGATGTTATCGTTCATATCCTACCTCTTTCGCTTCTTTTTCCTTTGTTTTCAGGAGATGTGCCAACCCCATGCGCCCCAGCGCGTCCGCGCAGATTGCTTCACGAAACGCGCGGTATTCCGGCGTGGTGGTGTCCACCTTGCCGAGAACGGCCCGTTCATAGGTGGTTCCGGGGACGATCTCCCATGTGACTGCATCGAAATGAGCTGCTTCCAGATAGCGCAGAAGGGTATGTCCGTCCGCTGCCTCAAACGCGCCCCGGTTATCTTCATAAGGGAAAGCGTCATAGGGCTGGAAGCCGGTGCTCCGCTGCGCGGCGCGGTACAGCCGAAAGCCATCCTCATCCAGCTGCGCCGCGAATTTACGGTAGATATCCGTCGCTGACAATTCACGCCGCCCCATCCGAGGTCTCCTTTCTCACCCAAGAAGCGAAGTGTTCCAGAAAACGAACACGCTTGCGCACCTTTCCGGCAGACACATCCAGTCCGTTCATCTGCGCCTGGATGCGGTGCCGAATGGCTTTCAGCTTCTGCGGATCGTTGCAGCAGTCCACGATGACATACTCACCGCCACTGGCGGCCAGTACCTCACGCTTGCCGGTCTCATCCCGAATGGTGGACATAAGGCGCTGGCCCAGCCGTTTCCGATAGGCATCCTGCAAGGCGTCCATATCGCCGCAGACGCCGTGCCGCTTCAAAATGGCGGCGATCTCCTGAGAATTGATCCGGGTCTCCGCGGACAGCCTGTCCAGGATCTCCCGCTGGGCGTCAGGAGGGAGGGTGGGCGGCGAAGGACTTTTCTTCTGGCTCATCGCGTCGGCACCTCCTTTTTGGCATTTTCGTAACAGTCGGCGGCTCTGTTGCCCGCGCCAACTCCTTTCCATGCTCATTCAGATATCTCTGCATTTCACGGACACTTTGGCACCCAAACTCCGGTTCCTGAAAACCGCCACGCTCCGTATACAGCGTCCATTTCTGCTTTTCATAAGGGCAATCCTGAGACACCACAAAGTACCGTCCGCAGCGGTCTCCCTCCAACGGCTCAAAGCGCACGTCATCATAGAGGGGGCCGTCCAGAGGGCAGTTGTTTTTAAACCAGACATAGTAATTGTCCAGAATGGCAGGCTCCGTGATCCCCATGACCACCCTGCCGATCCTCTGCAGTCTGCCGGCAAGAGCCGTATCGCTGCAAAACCAGTCATACCACCCGGCGCGGATCTGCGTCTCACGGGATCTATCCTGAAACGCCCCACCGCGGAACAGGTCCTGCCACTGGCGAGCAGAAAGCATCTCGCTCATGACGCCACCTCACAGGGAATATCCTCCGCGGGGCCGGTGTTTCGCCAGTCTGCAGGCAGGATCTTCTGCTCGATGATATCGGCAATGGCGGCGAACACCTGGGCGATCTCACGGGATTCCTTGACGGTGTCCTGGAGTTCCTCCGGCGTCATGCGGGTACCTTCCGTCCAGCAGCGGACATTTTCTTCCGTGGCGGTCAGAAGAGAAGCCTTTTCGTATGCCTTGCAGAAAGTGTTTGCAACTTTGCCCCTGCGGTCGATCTCCGCATTTTGCTGTTTGAGATCCTTCTTCGCCTTTTCATATTCCAGCAGCTCCGCGGCAGCCTGTTCCCGCTGATCCTCCGGTACCTCCTGAAGCTGGCGGGTCAGGTCATACCCCTTGTTGATGGACAGTTTCTTTTTGTCCAGTGCCTCCTTGATGGAGTCCGGGGCGTTCTCATCGATCTGCATGACCTTGCCCATCGTGCGCTCGCCCAAGCCGACCGCCTCTGCCAGTTCCTTTCTGGTATCGACAGCGGAAACCGCTTCCGGCAATGTTGCCGAAAGCGGTTTTTCAGAGAACTTGTCACCACCGGCAGCAGACTGATTTGCTCTGGCCTTGGCTTCAATCTCTGGTTTTAGCTTCAGGGCGATCTTGCCCAGCTCCCACTTTTCAAGGTTGCGGCGTCCCTTCTGGGTATCCAACGCCCACTGCTTGGCCTCCAACAGATCCTCAAACGAGAAAACGGCCATTGTGTACGGCAGATCATGCTTTTCGCACAGTGCCTGACGGTTGTGCCCGTCGATGATGACCATGTCCTCATTGACGATGATGGGTGCGTAGCAGCCGTTTTTGATGAGATCTGCTTCCAGAGCGCCGAGCTGCTCCGCGCTCAAAGGCGGGAGCAGCTCGGCCATCTCCGGCAGGATCACAGGGCTGCGTTCAGCGCTGGTATATGTGATCCCGGTATTTTTCATCAGGCAGCGACCTCGCGGACAGGCTCATCTTCCAATTCCTGCGCCGTTTCCTCCACCTTGCGGGGAGAGAGGAACTCCACCTCGCTGGCTTTGATGAGGAAACCGGGCTGACGCTCCGGCTCGTCCTCAAAGGTAATGGTCTCAAAATCGCCGGAGGCCGCCAGCTTGCAGCCCTTCCAGGCGAATTCGGCGCAACGCTCGGCCAGCGGGCCGCGCACCTTAATGGAGATAAAGTCGGTGAGCTTGTTGCCGTCCTTATCCTTATAGCGGCGATCCGAGGCGATTCGCAGGATGGCGTAGGGCTTGCCGGTGGTCTCGTTCATTTTCAGTTCCACATCGTTGGTCAGGTTACCAATGGCAGTGATCTTCAGCATTGTTCAGTTCTCCTTTTTATATTATGATGTTTGAAAAGCCGCCCCCCCGGCATCGGGAGGGCGGCAGAGTGTTTACTTGCTCCAGCTTTCGCTGTCACCGAGGATGGCGGTATGGGCGTTGGCGGCCTCCATGACTGCGTAGTACGCCCAATGCTTGCGGTTGACATCCGGGAAGGTGTTCATCTTGCGGAGATTATCCACAATGTAGTCCTCATCCGCTTCGCGACCCAGCAGGCGGTTGACGATGGTCACAACCTCCGCACGGTTGATCTCGTCGTCAGCGCGAAAGGAGCCGTCACCATAGCCGTTGATCCAGCCATGCTTGGCGGCAGCCTTGATGTACGCGGCGGCCCAATAACCGTCGCTCACATCGTTAAAGTCCTTATACTGTTCCATGATCTCAGCATCGCCATCGCCGTACACATCAAAGAAACGGACGGCCAGCGTTGTGAACTCGGCACGGGTAATGGCATCGTTGGGGGCAAAGATAGTCTTGCTCTTACCGTAGGTGACACCGTTGTTATTGAGGTATTTGGCATAACCGGAGTACCAGGCATGGGCGGGAATATCCGTAAATCTGGTGTTGGCCACGGTGGAAATGGTATCGCCGTTCTTCTCCGCCAGCAGACGGGCGAAGATAGCGGCGGCCTCCGCGCGGGTCATGCTGCGGCTGGGGCCGAAGGTCCCGTCTGTGTAGCCCAGGATATAGGTGCCGTGACGCTCTCTTTCCTCGATTTCCGGAACGGTCAGCTTTCCGTCCTGATCCGTCTTGCCCTTGGCCGTTTGGCTCAGGTCGCCCTTAACAATGATGTTTTTATTCTCCTGCGGATTTTTCTTGTGGTCGGTGACGGTAACCGTCACACGGTGGTTTTTATCCAGATCCGTGCCATCCGGCAGTTTGACCGTAATATTGCCGGTCTTGCCGATGGCGACCTCCGCGTTGGGGATGGGGCGTCCGGTATCGGTGTGCTCCACCTTGATGGTCAGCGTCCAGCGGTCGCCGTCCGCATCCTCATAGCCAGCAGTGACCTTGCCGTCCTCATTGGTCTTGCCGCTGCCGGTGGGAACGGTGATCTGGCCCGCGGCGTCGGTCTTACTGGAGGCGTAGTTATCATTCTTGTCTGTAACGGCAATGCTCATGCCCGGTACAGCGCTCTTGTCCTTGACGAGCTGCACGGTGACGGTGGTCTGATCTACGTAGTCCAGCAGGCGGCTATTCGGCAGGCGGATAGAGATCGAATTATCCTTGTGGAGCGCGACAGCGGCGTTTGCTACGGGATTCTTGGTGTCGGTATCGGTGACGGTCACAAGGTAGCCGCCCACAATGGCCTCACCCTTACTGTCTGTGGTGGCGCTATTGTAGATCTTTTCGATGGGCTGTGTCTCCAGCTTTTCGCCACACACGGTACACTCCTTGTGCTTGCTGCCCTCGGAATCGGTGGTAGGCTGCTTGTCAACGATCCAGTCGCTGGGCTTATGACCGGCAGGCTCGGTGTAGTTGCTCTTGTTGGTATCGCCGCAGCGAGCACAGGTGTTAGTGGTATAACCCATCTCCGTGCAGGTGGGAGCCGTCACTGCGGACTTGTAATCATGTCCCAGAGCCTTTTCCAGCACAGCGCCGCAGCGGGTGCAGAGCTGGGGTTCTGTGCAGGTAGCAGGAGCGCCGGGGATATGGCCATCCGCGGGGTCGGCATCCAGACGGTGGCAACCGCAGCGGGTGCACCGGTATTCCATGACCCCCTCGCCAGTGCAGGTGGCGTTGGTGACAAGGGTGCCCTTGTCCCAGCTGTGGCCCAGGGCGTCCGTATAGTCTGTGACAAAAGAACCGCCGCAGCCATCGCAGCGATGGATGGTCTTTCCCTCTGCATCGCAGGTAGCCTCGATCACATGGGCCTTGTAATCATGCGGAATGGTGGGCGTAATTTCCTCGATATGGCGGTCGCCGCAAACGGAGCATTCCCGGACGGTATAGCCGGGGCTGGTACAGGTGGCAGCCACGGTATAGACCTCATAGCTGTGTTCGCCCTTGGGCGTGGCGGTCTGCTTCATCTGTCCACAGCGGGAGCAAAGCTCCAGCAGCTTGCCATCGGTTTCGCAGGTAGCGTCACGGATGACGATGCCCTGCCATGCGTGGCCCAGAGAGTCCACATAGTCGCGCTTTTCGATTTTGCCGCACTCCGTACAGAGGTAGCGGTCATAGCCGAGGGTGGTGCAGCCGGCCTTGGTGCTGTCCAGCAGAATATACTTGTGGTTTTCACCACAGCCCTTGTCGGTGCAGCAATTTCCGTTGCAGTGCTTGTCCTGACAGCCACAGTTGGGGTTAGAGCAGCCACAGCCGCAGTTGCCGTTCTCATCTGTGGTGTCATCCCGCAGCCAGACATAGGCCACACCGTTTTCCGTCATATCCACACCGTCACAGGTGTAGGTAATCTCGTAATAGACAGTGTATTGACCCTCGTCCGTATAGTTGGGTGCGGTGGTCATGGTGCAGCTATCCGCGCTGTTGCCGTAGCGGATGGCCGTGCGGACACCGGCTTCAGACAAGTCCGTGACGCTGATGGTATGGGGCTGTCCGTCTGCCACGCCGTAGTAGCTGGCAACAACGGCCTTGGCCGCCGTGTAGTCATAGCAGGTATAGTCGCACAGGCGGCACTTCTCCACGGCAGCGAAACGGCCATGAGCGGGCTGGGGCAGAGTCTCCACCGCCATGTCATGGCGCTCCAGCACAGAGGATTTCTCGTAATTCGTACCGTAACAGAAGCAGCAGTAGGTGCCGCCTTTGGTGACAGTGCGGTGGTACTTGCTGTCTACACATTCATGGGTAACGGTCTCCGGCAGATCCAGATAAAATTTGGCGGCGCAGTCATGCAGAACGTAGATGTTCTTATCCCATGCGTAGGGGGCGCCGTTGGTCTCGTTACTGTTCCAGTCTCCACAGCGGCTGCATACGGATTTGGTCCAGTGGTAACCGGTGTAATAGGCGTTCTCGCCGGGGACACCGGCATCCAGACTGCCTACCGTTACTTCGTCAATACACATCCCGTTGGAATACTTGACGTTGCGGTTCAGGGCCGTCTCACCGGAGCGGGTATACTCCGGAACACGCCAGACGGTGAAATCCGTGTTTTCCCGGCAGGTGGCGCAGTAGAAGGTCTCGTGGGTGACGATGGCGTTGACATCCAGTTCATTGGTCCGGTTGCTGGCCTGCTGCCAATGCTCGACGGGATCATGGTAGCTGTTCTGCTGGGCGGCTGATGCCGTGGGGATCATGCCAAGGCACAGGGCCAGTGTTAGAAGCATGGCCGTTACACGGTGGGAAAAGAAATATTTTTTATTCAAATGCGAACTTCCTCCTTATATTTTCCGAATAGGTTTCTTTGGATCTTTCGTGTTGATTACTTGATTACCGCCCCTCTCAGGTGTTTTTCTTTTTTGCAGATACTCATTCCAGTCCTTGCCGCTGTGGGGTTCCTCCACGGTCACGACGTAGCCCATGGCTGCGTATTTGTCCTGTAATTGCCGAGCCGCCTCCCGTCCCGGCCCATCTGCGTCCAGGCACAATTCGATCCGTTTGATCTGCGGATGATCTGCCAGATAGGCTTGCAGCGCACCGCCATAAAGGCCGCAGAGGGCCAGCGCGTTCGGTGTGTTCCGGTGGAGTGTGAGATAGCTCATCAGGTCGATGGGCGCCTCGAATACGAAAACCTGATCTGAGCTGCGGTCATACGGGAGTGCGAAGCCAACGCGTTTATCGCTGCCCGTCACATCTCCGCGGAAGCCCTTGCCCTCCCGGTCATAGGTTCCGCGCAGGCCCGCGTATTTTGCCTGTCCCGCGCTGTTCTTTCCGACGAACACGCAGTTGTGATGCTCGGCGTCCTCATACAGCAGGCCGCTGTTCAAAAATTGACGGATCACCTGTGGGGCGATGCCGCGCTTGTGCAGGTAGGCAAACACCCTGCGATCATCCGTATTCCGGGGCGGCAGGGTAAAGGGCTTTTGCACCTCGTCACGCTTGACAAAAGGCGCCGCTTTAGCGGGAGAGTCTCTGGCTTTCCCGTGGAAGGTCAGCAGGTATTCCACCGCTTCCGGAAAGGATTTTCCGCAAAACTGCTGGAGAAAAGTAATGGAGTCCCCGCCGGTATTCTGCGAGTACCGAAACCACTTGCGGCGGTCCTTGATCCGCAGGCTGTCCATTTCCGCTGTGGTGTGGTATCTGCCGATCCGCCGCACCTGATAGCCCAAATGGGTCAGCAGTTCCGGCAGATCCGTTTCCTTGGCGATCTGCATTTCTGTGTCTGTGAAGCGTCTTTTGATCTCGCTTGCCATAGTGATGACCTCCTTTCTGGTGAAACGCAAAAAGCCACCCAGGGCATCCGAGAGATTCGGATGCCCTGGGTGGCTTTTCCCTAAATCGTGTTCTTTTGTTTGGGCTTTAACGCGGGCCTACACGGCGTTACCTTCGTGGGGGGTGTCCGTGTCCGCTGGAGCGGTCACGTCGGCCACACGGGGCGCGACAGGGGCCTCAGTGGGGGTGTTCTGCTCCGTGGCGTTCTCAGCGTCCGCTTCGTCCAGTGCCTGCGTGATCAGGTTCAGCACGAAGTCTCGCTGGGTGAGCTTTTTGCCGCTGCGGAGCGTCTCGCGCTCCAAGTGACGCTTGATGCGCTGGAAGAGTTCTTCGGGAATCTGGAATGCCATCGTTCTGCCTTTTTCAGTCATTTGAATGCCGCCTTTCTGATTTTCCATCATGTTGTAATAGTCTTGGATGAGGTTGACGATGTACTCGCTGGTGGTCAGGCCCAGCCGTTCTCGTTCTTCACTGACCCGCTCATGTAGGTCGATGGGAATCTGAGCACACAAGTTTTTAGTGGTTGCCATTCTCGGATACCTCCTCGTTTTTTGTAACGCAAGCATACCCGAAAGGTTACGAGAAAGCTATTACCAACACCACCAAGGAATGGCAGACAAACGAAGCGAAAGCAACATAAGCACCAATGAAACGAAAAAGGCCGCCGTTCTCTCCCACATGGGGAACCGAACGGCGGCCTGCCTTCTTATGCTTTATTCTTTTTTAGCCTCGGTGTTCAAGTCACACCAGTCCATAAGAGCGCTCTGCTGAATCTCTGAAATGTCGCCTCTCGCGTGGAAAAACCGATTTTCCGAAAAAAGCGTTTTTCCTAACTTTTCCGCCAGAAAAAAGCCTGTAAAGATGCAAAAACACCGCACTTTCGTGCGGTGTTTTCTGTGTTGCATCTTTCATCAACACATCTTGGTCCGAGTAGTGCGACTCGAACGCACGACATCCAGCTCCCAAAGCTGGCGCGCTACCAACTGCGCTATACCCGGATATTCGATTTTTCTGCATGATACCATGCGGAGAAGGAAAAAGCAAGTTTTTCGTGTCTGTGGGCAGTGCTGTGGTCAAGCCCGGTTTTGCGGGGGGATCTTCAGGCGGGGGATTTCCGCCGCAGGCTACTGTCCCAAGGACTTCCAGGCTTTCACTTTTTGGGGAATGGATAGGCTCTCTATCCTCCCAAATCACGCGTGCTGCCAACTACGCTACATTTGGTCATAGATATTTCTCCCGCCCGGGGGCGTTCTTCCCCACATACGTGCGGCAATATACTCTGCGATCCGCCGCGTTGGCACTCTGGCACCATCTTTTACTGGATCGGGGACAGCACGATGGGTTCATTTTATACCTCTCTATTTTACCTGTTTCTCCGCCAAAGTCAAGTCTATTCGCTTCCGGCCGGTATGTCGGAAAGGCCGTCCGGAGGCTATGGGGCCTCCGGACGGCTTGACCAGGTCTCTTCACTTGGAAACGCAGAGTCGATTGTTCTCCACGGTAAGCTTGGCGGTGTCACCGGCCTTGAGGGTGCCGTCCAGCATCTTCTCGGCCACGGCGTCTTCCACCTTGCTCTGGATGGCCCGGCGCAGGGGACGGGCCCCGTACTTGGGATCAAAGCCCTCCTTAGCCAGCTCTGCCACAGCCTCGTCGCTGGCATCCAGGTGGATGCCCATGGTCTCCATCCGGGCGGAGACGGTCTTCAGCATCCGCCGGGCCACTTCCCGGATGTCCTCCTCCGTCAGGGGGCGGAATACGATGATATCGTCGATCCGGTTTAGGAACTCCGGGCGGAAGGTCTGACGCAGCTCCGCCATCACCTGCTCCCGGGCGGTCTCGAACTTCTTTTCAGCGTCAGGATCGGAGTCCCGCTCCTCGGCGGAAAAGCCCAGCTTGCTGCCCATGGCAGTGAGGCTGCGGGCACCGATGTTGCTGGTCATGACGATGACGGTGTTCTTGAAGTCCACCGTCCTGCCCTGAGAGTCGGTGATCCGGCCGTCATCCAGAAGCTGCAGCAGGATGTTCCACACATCCTCGTGGGCCTTTTCGATCTCGTCAAACAGTACCACGGAGTAGGGCTTGCGCCGCACCTTCTCCGTCAGCTGACCGCCCTCCTCGTGGCCCACATAGCCCGGCGGGGAGCCAATCAGACGGGACACTGTGTGCCGCTCCATATACTCAGACATATCGATCCGGATCATGGCGTTCTCATCGCCGAACATGGCCTCTGCCAGGGACTTGCACAGCTCCGTCTTTCCCACGCCGGTGGGGCCCAGGAACAGGAAGGAGCCGATGGGGCGCTTCGGATCCTTCAGACCCACACGGCCCCGACGGATGGCCCGGGCCACGGCCTTTACGGCTTCGTCCTGACCCACTACCCGCTCGTGGAGGGTGTCCTCCATGTGCAGCAGGCGGGTGCCCTCATCCTCCGTCAGACGGGTGACGGGGATACCGGTCCAGCCGGCCACCACGGCGGCAATGTCGTCAGCGTTCACCGGGCGGTGCTGGGTGTTGTTCTTGCGGCGCTTCTCCCGCTCCATCTCCACCTGCTCCTGGTAGTCCTTCTCAATGTCCCGCAGCTTGGCGGCGGTCTCATAGTCCTGCTTCTCGATAGCAGCCTCCTTGTCCTTGGCCAGGGCGGCGATCTTCTCCTCCAGGCTCTTCAGCTCCGGGGAGATCTCCTCCGTCTCCATCCGCACCCGGCTGGCAGCCTCGTCCATCAGGTCGATGGCCTTGTCCGGCAGGAACCGGTCGTTGATATACCGGGCGGAGAGCTTCACGGCGGCCTCCAGGGCCTCGTCGGTGATCTGGAGGCTGTGGTGCTTCTCGTACTTCTCCCGCAGGCCCTTCAGGATCTCCAGAGACGCCTCCTGGCTGGGCTCACCCACCTGCACCGGCTGGAACCGGCGCTCCAGGGCGGCGTCCTTCTCGATATACTTCCGGTACTCGTTCAGGGTGGTGGCGCCGATCACCTGGATCTCGCCCCGGCCTAGAGCCGGCTTGATGATGTTGGCGGCGTCCACGGCGCCCTCGGCGCTGCCGGCGCCCACGATGGTATGGAGCTCGTCGATGAAGAGGATCACATTGCCGGACTTCCTGACCTCCTCCAGCAGCTTCTTAATCCGCTCCTCAAACTCACCCCGGTACTTGGTGCCCGCCACCATGCCGCTGAGGTCCAGGGACAAAAGGCGCTTGTCCAGCATCTCGTCGGGTACGTCGCCCATAACGATCTTCCGGGCCAGACCCTCAGCGATGGCGGTTTTGCCCACACCGGGCTCACCGATCAGGCAGGGGTTGTTCTTGGTGCGGCGGGAGAGAATCTGGATCACCCGCTGGATCTCCCCGTCCCGGCCGATGACCGGGTCCAGCTTGCCGGCCCGAGCGTCGGCGGTCAGGTCCCGGGTGAACTCCTTCAGGGTCTTGTTCTTGCCGTTATCCTCCTTTGCGGGGCTGGTGCCGGAGCGGCCGGGATCGGCGGCCTGACTCCGGGGCATCTCACCCAGCTTCTGCATCAGGGCTGTGTACAGGTGACGGGCATCCACGCCAGCGGTGCGCAGGATACGGACGGCCATATTGTTGCCTTCCCGCAGGATGCCCGCCAGCAGGTGCTCCGTGCCCACGTAGTTGTAGCCGCCCCGCATGGAGTCCTCCATGGCCAGCTCCACCACCCGCTTGGCGCGGGGGGTGAGGCCCTGGGCGGGATTGCTGCCGGGCAGACCGGCACCCACGCTCTTCTTGATGATCTCCACGATCATGTCATCGGTGAGGCCCGCCTCCGTCAGAACGGTGTGGGCCACGCCCTCCTCTTCCCGGATCAGGCCCAGCAGCAGGTGCTCCGTGCCCACGTAGCCGTGGCCCAGCTCACCGGCTGCCTCCTGGGAAAGCCGCAGGGCCTCCTCCGCCCTGGGCGAAAATTTGTTCTCATTCATAGTGTCTTACCTTCCTTTCCATGGGAAAGTCCCGTTTACTTGTTTTCCTTCTGCTCCTTGTGAGCGGCCTCCAGAGACCTGATCTGGTCCCGCAGCTCCGCCGCCCGCTCAAAGTTCTCCTGGTGCACAGCCTTCTTCATCTCCAGCTTCAGCGCGTTCATCTGGCGCAGATAGGCAAAGCGGCTCTGGTCCTCCTGGCCTACCAGGTCGTCCTTCTTTTCCTGCTTTGCCTCCTGCTGCTGGACAGGAGAGGCGCTCAGGGCCGGCATCTCGGCGAAGAAGTCGTCAAAGGGGTCCTCCAGCATCTTCATTCTCCGCCCCAGCAGGCTGGGCATGGGAGAGAAGAAATCGTCGAAGAAATCGTTTCCAAAGAGGCTGTTCCCGAAGAAGCTTTGCATCATCCGCTGGCTCTGGGCACCCAGCCGCTGGGTATAGCCCAGCTTTTCCGCGCAGTCGCTGCACAGGTGCTTCTCTTCCACATGGCCGTTCACGTTGCTCCGATACACAAAGGTAACTTCATTCTTACCACAATTTTCGCATTTCATAAATCAATTCCTCCTATCATCTGGAAACTGTGCGTGCTTATTGAAACATTTTTCCCCGCTGCCCGGGTCCCGGCTACACCTGCAGGATCAGCACCTGCTTCATGATGTCCGCCCGGACGGTGTCCCGGCTCTCCCGCGGGACCGCGGCCAGGGCCTTGTCGCCGACGGCGGCCAGAATGCTCCGACCTGCGTTCTCCTCCAGGGCGCCGGCCTGGACCAGATTGTTCAGGATGGCCCGAGCGGAGGCCAGGTCCACCTGGCTGCCCAGGGTGTTGATGACCTGCATCAGCAGCGTCTGGCGGTCTACCCGGACCCGGGTGATCCGGATGTAGCCATTGCCGCCCCGGCGGCTCTCCACGATATAACCCCGCTCCGGGGAAAAGCGGGTGGACATCACGTAGTTGATCTGGCTGGGTACGCAATTGAAGCGCTGGGCCAGGTCATTGCGCTGGACCTCCAGCACACCACCGTCCGTCTCCTCCAAACTCTCCTGCAGGAAGCTGGCAATCAAATCGGAAATCCCCACGGATGATTCCTCCCTTTCCAAAGAACGCCTTGTCTCTTTGACTTTGACTTTCTTTAACCTTTTGTTCTGTGTTTAGTATAACACGCCCGAGCAAAATGTCAAGAGCTGAATTTTGACTTTCTTTGACCTATTTGAAAACAATTTATGAACAGTTAGTCTTGACAAACGTCATTTTTGGACGCTTTCCCGTATTTTTTCGAAAATTTAACCATAGAATTTGAACGGCTGGTACTTGCTTTTTTTAATTTGTATGCTACAATAGGGGTACAATTCTGATGGAGGTGCTTCCCATGGCTTACAAAATCACTTCTGCCTGCGTGAGCTGTGGCTCCTGCGCGGACGCTTGCCCCGCCGGTGCTATCAGCCAGGGTGATGACCAGTACGTCATCGATGCTGCCGCTTGCCTGGACTGCGGTTCCTGCAGCGACACCTGCCCCAACGGCGCCATCGTCCCCGAGGAGTAATCGAGGATACATAAAAGGTCCGCGAGCCAAAGCTCGCGGACCTTTTTGTCGTTTCGGCAACTGTAAGAAATCTGTAAGAGATTTCTCCATAGAGTTGTAAGAAATTGGTGTTATCCTGCCGGTGTTCCCCGCTGGAGTGAAGAAAGAGGCCCTTTACTCCCGTAATATTGGGGACAGCCGATTTGAAAGGAGACACACGATGAAACACGCTTGGAAGAAGCTGCTGGCAGCAGCGGTGCTGCCCTGTCTGCTGGCGGGATGCGGTGCCCTGGGAGGGCCGGAATCTGAGGTCCCCTCCATGGACCACTTGCTTGGCTTGACCCAGGAACAGCGGCTGGAGGACTACGACTACCTGGTCCAGACACTGGGGGACAGCTATCTCTGCATGGGTGTCCGAGACCGGGACAACCCGGAGGACCCGTCGGCGGCCATCTTCCAGGCATACCGGGAGATGATCCAGGAAAGCGACAGCGACGAGGTATTCTATTCCGCTGTTTACAGCACACTGTTCCGCCTGGGGACGTACGGCCACCTCTGGATCGTGGAGCCGGATATGTACCGCGCCTACTGTGAGGCCTATGAGGACGGCGGCATCCAGGACCGGGAGCACTGGCGGGAGGTGCTGACGGACCCGGTGACCGTCCGGGGCTATGAAAGACTCCAGACGCTGCTGGATGCCTACGGCGAAGAGGACGGCACGGTCAATTCAGCCGATTCGGAGGAGCCTGCCGCGAACCTCCACACCCTGCTCCTGCCCGGCGGAGACGTGGGGTATGTGAAGATCGACAGCTTCCCGGCGGAATATGAGGACAGCTACGCCACAGACCGGGCGGCCCTGACGGACTTCTACCGCCAGGCGGCGGACTGCACGGATCTCATCATCGACCTGACGGACAACTCCGGCGGAAGCGAGGTCTACTGGCAGCAGCTGCTGGCGGCGCCCCTGACGGACCGTCCCCTCTCCTGCACCAACTATGCCCTGCTGGCGGAGAGCGGCAACAACCGCCCCTATATCCAGGAGGTGTTCTCCCCGGAGGAGCTGCACCCCATCGCGGACCTGCCGGATCTGCCCAAGCTGGAGCGGGACGGAATCCAGGCCGCCACCCACTTTGTGGAGAGCACCCTCTCTGTGGAGCCAGCGGCAGAGCGGGCCCCCTTCCACGGCCGCATCTGGGTGCTGGTGGGGCCAGCGGTCTACTCCGCCAGCGAGTCCTTCGCCGTGTTCTGCCAGGAGAC
This DNA window, taken from Dysosmobacter welbionis, encodes the following:
- a CDS encoding ATP-dependent Clp protease ATP-binding subunit codes for the protein MNENKFSPRAEEALRLSQEAAGELGHGYVGTEHLLLGLIREEEGVAHTVLTEAGLTDDMIVEIIKKSVGAGLPGSNPAQGLTPRAKRVVELAMEDSMRGGYNYVGTEHLLAGILREGNNMAVRILRTAGVDARHLYTALMQKLGEMPRSQAADPGRSGTSPAKEDNGKNKTLKEFTRDLTADARAGKLDPVIGRDGEIQRVIQILSRRTKNNPCLIGEPGVGKTAIAEGLARKIVMGDVPDEMLDKRLLSLDLSGMVAGTKYRGEFEERIKKLLEEVRKSGNVILFIDELHTIVGAGSAEGAVDAANIIKPALGRGEIQVIGATTLNEYRKYIEKDAALERRFQPVQVGEPSQEASLEILKGLREKYEKHHSLQITDEALEAAVKLSARYINDRFLPDKAIDLMDEAASRVRMETEEISPELKSLEEKIAALAKDKEAAIEKQDYETAAKLRDIEKDYQEQVEMEREKRRKNNTQHRPVNADDIAAVVAGWTGIPVTRLTEDEGTRLLHMEDTLHERVVGQDEAVKAVARAIRRGRVGLKDPKRPIGSFLFLGPTGVGKTELCKSLAEAMFGDENAMIRIDMSEYMERHTVSRLIGSPPGYVGHEEGGQLTEKVRRKPYSVVLFDEIEKAHEDVWNILLQLLDDGRITDSQGRTVDFKNTVIVMTSNIGARSLTAMGSKLGFSAEERDSDPDAEKKFETAREQVMAELRQTFRPEFLNRIDDIIVFRPLTEEDIREVARRMLKTVSARMETMGIHLDASDEAVAELAKEGFDPKYGARPLRRAIQSKVEDAVAEKMLDGTLKAGDTAKLTVENNRLCVSK
- a CDS encoding UvrB/UvrC motif-containing protein; its protein translation is MKCENCGKNEVTFVYRSNVNGHVEEKHLCSDCAEKLGYTQRLGAQSQRMMQSFFGNSLFGNDFFDDFFSPMPSLLGRRMKMLEDPFDDFFAEMPALSASPVQQQEAKQEKKDDLVGQEDQSRFAYLRQMNALKLEMKKAVHQENFERAAELRDQIRSLEAAHKEQKENK
- a CDS encoding S41 family peptidase, producing the protein MKHAWKKLLAAAVLPCLLAGCGALGGPESEVPSMDHLLGLTQEQRLEDYDYLVQTLGDSYLCMGVRDRDNPEDPSAAIFQAYREMIQESDSDEVFYSAVYSTLFRLGTYGHLWIVEPDMYRAYCEAYEDGGIQDREHWREVLTDPVTVRGYERLQTLLDAYGEEDGTVNSADSEEPAANLHTLLLPGGDVGYVKIDSFPAEYEDSYATDRAALTDFYRQAADCTDLIIDLTDNSGGSEVYWQQLLAAPLTDRPLSCTNYALLAESGNNRPYIQEVFSPEELHPIADLPDLPKLERDGIQAATHFVESTLSVEPAAERAPFHGRIWVLVGPAVYSASESFAVFCQETGFATLVGSPTGGDGIGALDPVFLQLPNSGILVQFTMMFGLNGDGSSSEETGTTPDILSPAGEPALVTALRAMEGVA
- a CDS encoding CtsR family transcriptional regulator, whose translation is MGISDLIASFLQESLEETDGGVLEVQRNDLAQRFNCVPSQINYVMSTRFSPERGYIVESRRGGNGYIRITRVRVDRQTLLMQVINTLGSQVDLASARAILNNLVQAGALEENAGRSILAAVGDKALAAVPRESRDTVRADIMKQVLILQV
- a CDS encoding DUF362 domain-containing protein — its product is MAYKITSACVSCGSCADACPAGAISQGDDQYVIDAAACLDCGSCSDTCPNGAIVPEE